A single Brachionichthys hirsutus isolate HB-005 chromosome 17, CSIRO-AGI_Bhir_v1, whole genome shotgun sequence DNA region contains:
- the rasd4 gene encoding rasd family member 4: protein MSLEVKEKTQVRVVFLGAAGVGKTALIQRFLQDTFDPKHRRTVEELHSKEYEIGGVKITVEILDTSGSYSFPAMRKLSIQNSDAFALVYAVDDPESLEVVKSLRDEILEIKEDKCTPIVVVGNKVDREEERQVSNEDVLSTVEMHWNSSYLEASAKENANVIEIFKELLQQVNLPSRLSPALRRRRETFPKDLNFRPPMNKTNSCSLS, encoded by the coding sequence ATGTCTCTGGAGGTAAAGGAGAAGACCCAGGTAAGAGTAGTGTTTCTGGGGGCAGCAGGAGTTGGCAAAACCGCCCTCATTCAGCGTTTCCTCCAAGATACATTTGACCCCAAACACCGGCGCACAGTGGAGGAGCTGCACAGCAAGGAGTACGAAATTGGTGGGGTCAAAATCACAGTGGAGATCCTAGACACCAGCGGAAGCTACTCCTTCCCAGCCATGCGCAAGCTCTCCATCCAAAACAGCGACGCATTTGCACTTGTGTACGCTGTGGATGACCCAGAGTCACTGGAGGTTGTCAAGAGCCTCAGAGATGAGATTCTGGAGATCAAGGAGGATAAGTGCACCCCGATAGTGGTGGTGGGGAACAAAgtggacagggaggaggagcgtcAGGTGTCCAACGAGGATGTGCTGTCAACTGTCGAGATGCACTGGAACAGCAGTTACCTGGAAGCTTCAGCAAAGGAGAATGCCAATGTGATTGAGATTTtcaaagagctgctgcagcaggtgaacCTTCCCAGCAGGCTCAGCCCCGCTCTCCGCAGACGAAGGGAGACGTTTCCCAAAGACCTCAACTTCCGGCCGCCGATGAACAAGACCAACAGCTGTAGTCTCTCCTAA